TGTTGGTCAAACCTAGCTGGAATTTAGCAGCAATTGCTTCGAGTGTGGTTTTGCCCTCAGGTACTACATAGTACTGGTTTTCACCTACCACGCTATTGCCATTAGTTGGTAGTCGATACTCAACGGCGTGAGCTGCAATGCTTAACAGAGCATAGCTCGCAATCATAGCTGGTTTAATGGTTGATTTTACTAACTTTGCACAGCGTGAAAACAGGGTGTTCATGTATCAGTCTGGATCCTGAGTGAGAGGGCAATACTACTTAACGCGCATCGTCACTTATTTACTGCCAAAATTCAATAGTTTTGACGACTCGCTTTGGTTGCTCTTGTAATTCTTGCCCATAAAAAATGCCCCAGATGTGAGTATCAGGGGCATTGTTGTTTATGTTTCTCTTGTTCAGATTAGCCAAGCATTAATCGTACAACGAAGCTGGCGCTTCTGGCGGGCGGGTTTTGAAGCGACGGTGCAGCCACATATATTGGCTTGGATTCTTATCGATAATCTGTTCGATAATTTTATTGCCGCGAATGGCATCGCTCACTTCATCTTCACCTGGGAAGTTATCTAATGCAGGCATAATCTCAATGTTGTAACCAGTATCATCTTGATTACGCTCAACAAAAAATGGCAACACTTTAGCGCGTCCCAGTTTAGCGAGGGTGGTTGCGCCAGTAATAGTGGCAGCTTGATCTACAGCATAAAATGGGATGAACACTGCGCTTGAGGGGCCAAAATCCTGATCTGCGGTGTACCAAATGACGTCAGGCTTGCGAAGTGACTTTACCATTTGCCTTAAGTCACGTTTAGGGACTAAGCCCTTGTTTGAGCGCAGACGACCTTTGACCTGTAGGTATTCCATAACCGGGTTGTCGTGGGGGCGATAAACGCCAATACCAGGTTGGAACTGACCAAAAATACGTGCGCCCATCTCCAATGGTAAGCAGTGCACTGCAAACAAGATCACTCCCGTGCCATTGTCGATATTGTTGGTGACATGCTCTTTGCCTTTAATGGTCATGTGGCGCTGGATTTTCGCATCAGACCACCACCAAGCATTGATGGTATCAAATACTGCTTTACCGGTTTCTTCAAAGTTTGCATCGAGCAACTGTTGTTGTTGCTCTGTCGTCATATTTGGGAAGCAAAGCTCTAAATTGCGCCGAGCCGTTTTTGAGCGGCCTTTGACTAGCTTTTGCACTGCGCGACCAAGCGCAGCGCCCATTTTCATTTGCCAGCGCAATGGTAACAATAAGGTAAGACGCATCATGCCTACTGCAAACCACATTAGCCAATATTTTGGGTGGCATAACTTTGCCGAAAATTGAGCTTGCTCGACCACAAATCACTCATCTAACAATTAAAAATTATGCTTATTCTAACTCATTTCTAGGGCAATATTGGTTACAATCATGGTTAATTTCTAAGATACGTGAATTGAAAATGCCCTTAACACTCGTCACTGCTGAAAACTTAGCCCAATGGATTTGGCTCGATGATCAAGATTAAGTCTCGTTTAGCGAGCGTTAACTTATTGGCGACTGGCTTATTCAGTCTAAGTGCACGTTTGTGGTTTTGTCTCATGTTGGTTTTATCAAATCTAATGCTTGCGCCAAATACAGTGGGACAGAGTATCAGCGTCGAAGCTAGGTCAACCTCTATGAGTCAGGAGTTCAGTAACCAGGAAGTCAGTAGCCAGGACATGAGTGACACGGTTTCAAGTGGTCAAATAGCAACACGTTACAGCCACAAAGATATTATCGCTAAGATTGACCATCACTTAGCGCACCAGCTGTCTCACTCCTGGCTTGATATAGATGCTCACAAGGTGTTGCTATGTTCTGCCCTGACGCTAACCGAGTGTTTCGCTCAGTCGCCAGCTTTAAGTCAAAGCGCTTTGTTTAGCTCAGCATCGGTAAAGCGTCAGCTTGGGCTCAAGCATGCTATGGTGCTGCATCTAGGGCAGAGTGATTTACTTGGTGTGATTATCTATAACTTACAAGCCCCTCAGTTAAGCGCCATTGGTGTGGTTGATCTCATTCCTTATCACATCCCACTTGAGCAGCAGACAAAGCTATCGATTATTCATGAGTTAGGGCACCTGCAGAATATCCTGCTGCAAGATACCTTGTTTTCCGAGCGGCTTTCCCGCTATCAGCATGAGTGGCTGGCCGATATGTACTTGTTTTGGCACATGGCGCGAGATCAAGCTGGGCGTGATTTAATTTGGCAGCAATTGCATAGACGTAATTTGGCGATGATGAGTGATAGTAGTCGTATTAGCCATTGGAGTGCGCCGCAGTTGCAGTATTTGTTACAGACATATTCGCCGCAGATACTGCAAAGTTTTACGGGGTATGCGAGTTTTGCAACTGATGCGTTGGCACAAATCCCAAACTGGAATGATGATGAGCTTGCCGAGTTTACAAGCTTAGTGCAGCGCACTTTTGGTAATGATGTCATACAAATTCTTCCCCGCTATATGTTTTGGCGTCAAGAGCAGTTGATCCATACCTTAACGCCAACCCTCGTTAAATTAATGGGTAAGCACAAAACTCAGCTTTGGCTTAGCCGTCAGTTTGTAATGGCTGAAAATTTATCGCTATAAATCATAGATTAACAAGCTATACATGTGTGTATTTTGGTGGCTATTCTGTAAGCTTTTTGTGAAATATTAGATCTTTGAAACATTTATTTACGATTACAATTTTGTGTATTTACTGAACATATTGTGAAAGTGATAGTCTTTGATTTTTAAAGCAAAAAAATTATTTACAAGCCTATTGTTCGGTAAAGTGTTATGTGCTGGTATGTTATGCGGTTAAAAATGTTGTTAAATCGAAATTAGTTAGCAGATATTTCTAATGCCGTCTGGTAAGCTCATTTTGAAATTAGATGAGAGAGACCTAGTTGTATGGCAAAACGTTCACGCGTAGAAACTGAACGCACAGTTAACTACATTTTAGATGAAGCCTTAAACCAAATTTTGACGATCGGATTTGAAGCCATGTCTTACACGACGCTTTCAGATGCGACAGGGATAAGTCGAACCGGGATCAGTCATCATTTTCCTCGTAAAACCGAGTTTCTAGCTAAGCTGGACATGCGTATCGGTCAGTTGTTTGTTGATGAGTTAAATTTCACATCACTGGAACTGCTTGAATCGTCATGGAATGCTGCTATGAAACAGCCACGACACCTTGCTGTGTTAAAGCTGTACTTTAGCTTGTGTGGTGCGAGTCAAAAAGGCATTAGTTTCTTCACTGCAATTGAGCATGCTAAAGAACAAGCTGGTGAGTTATTAGGCGCAGAAGGTGAGCGCTGTATCGATAACTTGATCGGCCGTAGCTCAGTGATGTTACTAACTAACAATGTAGAAGAACTTGCTGCGTAGTAATGATTGATGACCTGAGCATTAGATATCAGGCATTAGACATTCGAATTCAAGTCAGTTACCTACTGATAAAAAGCGCTCGCTGGAAACAGCAAGCGCTTTTTTAATGCCTATAACTCAGTCACTCAGCCTGCTAGCAAACGAAGCGGTGAAGATAGTTTCAACCCGCTTGAAGTATCTCTAGTTGGTAAATGCGTTTAGTCGGTAAAAGCATCTGGCGCCAACTCCCAATAACCCCATGACTCATATTGATATTGCTTGGCGAGCTTAACAGCTTGTTGATGGTGTTGTTTGGCAAGCCTACTGTTATCAAGGGCTTCATATGTTTTACTCATTTGTTGATGCCAGTTCGGGTGATGCTCACCTTGAGCGCTAACTTGCTTTAAGATTTGCAGTGACTTTTGTGGATCTTTGGTGGCGACAAAGCCCTTTGAAAATGCGATGACAACTTCTAAATACGACTCTGGAAAGTCCTGTTTGATAGCTGCTAATACTTGGTCAACTTTGGTGTGCTGTTTAGAGCGAAATAGGTATTTTGCTAGGTGATAGGCTTGTAGCCAATCAAAGCGAAACCCTGCCCATTGCGACTGCTTTCGCTTAAAGTGCGCCAACAGTGCCTGATAGTCAGCAAACTCCAGCATTGGGTCTAAATCAACGTAATAGTTGGGCGCAAGAAACTCCAATCCCGCAACAATGGATGGCATAGCTGTCGAATAATGGGTTTCATCAGCAAACACCTGATAGCCGTAGCGCAAGTTTTGATCTGTATGCGCACTAAAAAGTTTATCCAACTCGGCAACGCCCATCCCTTTCTCGTTAGCGAGTGTCATAAACAGCTCGGTTTTTGGTTTAGTTTTCAAAAAGCGCTGTAGTTGCTGCTCTATATTGTTGCCGTCGTACCACGCGCTTGGGCTAAAAGCCAAAAATGCGTTAAAAGGTGTGCTTTCTTGTATCATGCTATACAAGGTGAATAGCCCTCCCAATGAATAGCCTGACAGGGCTTTAGCGTCAGTGGTGCGATACTCGCTATCGATTAATGGGATTAATTCCTGGCTTAAATAGGCTTGCAGTTTATCTGAGCCGCCAAATTCGCTGCCTTCTTTTTCAGACTCCCAGGTATTGGCGTACAG
This DNA window, taken from Shewanella maritima, encodes the following:
- a CDS encoding LpxL/LpxP family Kdo(2)-lipid IV(A) lauroyl/palmitoleoyl acyltransferase, with the translated sequence MVEQAQFSAKLCHPKYWLMWFAVGMMRLTLLLPLRWQMKMGAALGRAVQKLVKGRSKTARRNLELCFPNMTTEQQQQLLDANFEETGKAVFDTINAWWWSDAKIQRHMTIKGKEHVTNNIDNGTGVILFAVHCLPLEMGARIFGQFQPGIGVYRPHDNPVMEYLQVKGRLRSNKGLVPKRDLRQMVKSLRKPDVIWYTADQDFGPSSAVFIPFYAVDQAATITGATTLAKLGRAKVLPFFVERNQDDTGYNIEIMPALDNFPGEDEVSDAIRGNKIIEQIIDKNPSQYMWLHRRFKTRPPEAPASLYD
- a CDS encoding TetR family transcriptional regulator; its protein translation is MAKRSRVETERTVNYILDEALNQILTIGFEAMSYTTLSDATGISRTGISHHFPRKTEFLAKLDMRIGQLFVDELNFTSLELLESSWNAAMKQPRHLAVLKLYFSLCGASQKGISFFTAIEHAKEQAGELLGAEGERCIDNLIGRSSVMLLTNNVEELAA
- a CDS encoding alpha/beta hydrolase, which encodes MRTVSSLLNAVIGLFTVVALLSYSAKVNADDTHKNPVSHSLASQTPVSQSLSYGQVFEHQSQIFAAKRRYMVALPERYHMQIPGTQRHYSVLYVIDGDFQFRHVSAAAHTLARMGKIPPLIVVGIAMQGQKDYLYANTWESEKEGSEFGGSDKLQAYLSQELIPLIDSEYRTTDAKALSGYSLGGLFTLYSMIQESTPFNAFLAFSPSAWYDGNNIEQQLQRFLKTKPKTELFMTLANEKGMGVAELDKLFSAHTDQNLRYGYQVFADETHYSTAMPSIVAGLEFLAPNYYVDLDPMLEFADYQALLAHFKRKQSQWAGFRFDWLQAYHLAKYLFRSKQHTKVDQVLAAIKQDFPESYLEVVIAFSKGFVATKDPQKSLQILKQVSAQGEHHPNWHQQMSKTYEALDNSRLAKQHHQQAVKLAKQYQYESWGYWELAPDAFTD